GTCCAGGTGCCGCCGCCCACGAGCACGGCGAGCGCGGCGCCGACCGCGGCCCACCGGCCAGGGGTGCGGGGCAGCAGGCGCCGCCATCGAGCAGTAGGGGTCTCCATCCCCCGACCCTAAGCGGAGGATGCAAACCGGTTGCGTGCCCCCGGGGGGAGGCGGGCGGCCTCCCTGAGAGGTACGGTGCGCCCCCGCCGTACTGCGGACGCGGTACAGAATGCCTTCAGACCCCTTGCCCCGGGAGGCCATGGTGGACATTCGCCGCGCTACGACCGTCACGGAACTCCTGTCCGCCGCCCACCTCTACGACGCACCGCCCCGTGAGGACCGGGCCGCCCGCTTCCTCGCGGCGGACGGTCATGTGCTGCTGATCGCGTACGTGGACGGCGTCCCGGCCGGCTTCGTCACGGGCATCGAGATGCTGCACCCGGACAAGGGCACGGAGATGTGCCTGTACGAACTCGCCGTCGACGACCCGTTCCGCCGCCGGGGCATCGGCAGGGCCCTGACGCCGCCGCTCGTGGACCTCGCCCGGGAGCGGGGGTGCTACGACCTGTGGGTCGGCGTGGAGGACGGCAACGAGGCGGCGCTCGCGACGTACCGGTCGGCGGGGGCGGGGGACGACGGCGGGTTCACGATGCTGACGTGGGAGTTCGGGGAGGGTGCCGCGCAGTAGGCGGGGTGCTCCCGGGCGTCAACCCCGACGTTCGTCGGGGGCCGCTCCTGCCGTTCGGCCCCCGCGCCGGGACGTCGTGGCTCCGTACGTTC
The nucleotide sequence above comes from Streptomyces sp. NBC_01116. Encoded proteins:
- a CDS encoding N-acetyltransferase family protein, which produces MDIRRATTVTELLSAAHLYDAPPREDRAARFLAADGHVLLIAYVDGVPAGFVTGIEMLHPDKGTEMCLYELAVDDPFRRRGIGRALTPPLVDLARERGCYDLWVGVEDGNEAALATYRSAGAGDDGGFTMLTWEFGEGAAQ